A portion of the uncultured Bacteroides sp. genome contains these proteins:
- a CDS encoding amino acid permease: MSLFERKPIETLLKEANATDNNSLKKSLGVGKLVALGIGAIIGAGLFSITGGAAAEQAGPAITISFLIAAIGCGFAGLCYAEFASMIPVAGSAYTYSYATMGEFIAWIIGWDLVLEYAVAAATVSISWSRYLVKFLGGFGLHLPPELVACPWDGGIVNLPAVLIIFLMTMLLIKGTEGSSFFNSIIVILKIAVVLVFIVLGWKYINLENYVPYIPENTGTFGTYGWTGIIRAAAIVFFAFIGFDAVSTAAQEAKNAKRDMPIGILVSLFICTILYLLFAHVMTGVAHYTEFRGHDGIAPVAIAIEHMGHADASGIIHPDYPWLNRAIILAILAGYSSVIMVMLMGQSRIFYSMSKDGLLPKVFSKVHPKYRTPAKSNFFFLVLVSLFAAFVPARVAGEMTSIGTLLAFILVCIGVIVLRKKMPDAPRAFRTPWVPVIPALGVCTCLFMMVFLPADTWIRLIVWMLIGLDVYASYGISHSKVLKAKGERRPGRSVLDVTAVSLSVALIFVAFWHQQTAGWTSSKRLLVTALIFSVVHLIFYGSLLFKRAVANKK; encoded by the coding sequence ATGAGCTTATTTGAAAGAAAGCCAATAGAAACTTTGCTTAAAGAAGCAAATGCTACAGATAATAATTCGTTGAAGAAGTCACTGGGTGTTGGGAAGCTCGTAGCACTGGGCATTGGAGCCATAATTGGTGCCGGGCTTTTTTCAATAACGGGCGGCGCGGCTGCCGAACAAGCCGGTCCTGCAATAACCATTTCCTTTTTAATTGCTGCCATAGGTTGCGGATTTGCAGGTTTGTGCTATGCCGAATTTGCTTCCATGATACCGGTTGCAGGTAGTGCATATACTTATTCTTATGCCACTATGGGAGAATTCATTGCTTGGATTATCGGATGGGACTTGGTGCTAGAGTATGCCGTAGCGGCTGCTACAGTAAGTATTAGCTGGAGTCGTTATCTCGTAAAATTTCTGGGTGGATTTGGATTGCATTTACCGCCTGAACTAGTAGCCTGTCCATGGGATGGCGGAATCGTAAATTTACCTGCCGTATTGATTATTTTTCTGATGACTATGTTATTGATAAAGGGTACTGAGGGTAGCTCTTTTTTCAATTCGATCATTGTTATTTTGAAGATTGCTGTTGTTCTGGTTTTCATTGTACTTGGATGGAAATACATCAATTTAGAGAATTATGTGCCGTATATTCCTGAAAATACAGGAACATTTGGCACATACGGTTGGACGGGGATTATTCGTGCGGCAGCCATTGTCTTCTTCGCATTTATAGGCTTTGATGCAGTGAGTACGGCCGCGCAAGAAGCGAAAAACGCAAAAAGAGATATGCCTATTGGTATTCTTGTCTCTCTTTTTATCTGTACAATTTTATACTTATTGTTTGCTCATGTGATGACGGGAGTTGCGCATTACACTGAGTTTAGAGGGCATGATGGCATAGCTCCGGTGGCGATAGCGATTGAGCACATGGGGCATGCTGATGCTAGTGGGATTATTCATCCTGATTACCCTTGGCTAAATCGTGCGATCATTCTCGCTATTCTTGCAGGATATTCCTCTGTAATCATGGTGATGTTGATGGGGCAAAGTCGTATTTTTTATAGTATGAGTAAGGATGGCTTATTACCTAAAGTATTCTCTAAGGTTCACCCGAAATATCGTACTCCGGCAAAGAGTAATTTCTTTTTTCTGGTACTGGTAAGTTTGTTTGCTGCTTTTGTGCCGGCTAGGGTGGCGGGCGAAATGACTAGCATAGGTACTTTATTGGCCTTTATTTTAGTATGTATCGGTGTTATTGTATTGCGCAAAAAGATGCCCGATGCACCTCGCGCTTTTAGAACTCCATGGGTTCCTGTGATACCTGCTTTGGGTGTATGCACTTGTTTATTCATGATGGTTTTTCTTCCTGCGGACACATGGATTCGTTTAATTGTATGGATGCTCATTGGACTTGATGTTTATGCTTCTTATGGTATCTCTCATAGTAAAGTATTGAAAGCTAAAGGAGAGCGCAGGCCTGGTAGATCTGTTCTCGATGTAACGGCTGTTTCTCTTTCGGTGGCATTGATATTTGTAGCTTTCTGGCATCAACAAACAGCTGGTTGGACAAGTAGTAAACGGTTACTTGTTACTGCACTTATTTTTTCAGTCGTTCATCTTATTTTTTATGGTTCGCTTTTGTTTAAGAGAGCTGTAGCGAACAAAAAGTGA
- a CDS encoding sigma-70 family RNA polymerase sigma factor, with translation MSITETSYEDERLFYLLLQGDEDAFTAIYNKYHRMLYVLAYQYLQDKTLSEDVVQHVYMRLWESRSTLRINISLKNYLYTMAKNHLLNLIRDRNDVVARQYEVLQQQDIADDGLLHKLEEEKKIVSVYKALNLLPQQKREICLLKMNEGLGNEEIAERMNMPVGTVKNYYTQSIKLLKHYLKRIYL, from the coding sequence ATGAGCATTACAGAAACTTCGTATGAGGATGAGAGATTATTTTATCTCTTATTGCAAGGTGATGAAGATGCCTTTACTGCGATTTACAATAAATATCATAGAATGTTGTATGTACTGGCTTATCAGTATCTGCAAGATAAAACCCTTTCGGAAGATGTGGTTCAACACGTCTATATGCGGTTGTGGGAGTCTCGCTCTACGCTACGGATAAACATCAGCTTGAAGAACTACCTCTATACGATGGCGAAGAATCATTTATTGAATCTGATTCGAGACAGAAATGATGTTGTGGCCAGGCAATATGAGGTGTTGCAACAGCAAGATATTGCTGACGATGGACTGTTGCATAAACTGGAGGAGGAGAAGAAAATCGTTTCTGTATACAAGGCTTTGAATTTATTGCCTCAACAGAAAAGGGAGATTTGTTTGCTGAAGATGAATGAAGGCTTGGGCAATGAGGAAATAGCAGAAAGGATGAATATGCCGGTAGGCACGGTGAAAAACTACTATACACAATCGATTAAATTATTAAAGCATTACCTTAAACGAATATATCTATGA
- a CDS encoding FecR domain-containing protein: MNSPNNRMVDDVLNGMGNEVEAEQLARWFATDEGQCYLSERIDKEYGMMDELSGSHRIPSEKMYHSIRKNISRTTLRRKIIRRTAILFPVAAFIALLFYFNTQVSLFGGQDYQDVYVAKGEQLQVAFQDGTRVYLYPNSHLRYPIKFGLTERKVYLEGEGYFVVTKKPKRPFVVDLGKASVCVTGTSFHVQAYASGQHILVGLDEGKVHLLCGEQKYLLHPGEDLLFDKKDNSCVIHRRQGESALTRWKNRQISFSNAPLKEVLDVLNLNYDAHFKVTDTVAYRYNYTFLVRKASLEEVLKTMEIISPIYFMRGDTVKVAVKQQ, encoded by the coding sequence ATGAATAGCCCGAATAATAGGATGGTGGATGACGTACTTAACGGTATGGGCAATGAGGTTGAAGCGGAACAACTGGCGCGTTGGTTTGCCACCGATGAGGGACAATGTTATCTGTCTGAACGTATTGACAAAGAGTATGGCATGATGGATGAGTTATCCGGTTCTCATAGAATTCCCAGTGAGAAAATGTATCATTCAATCCGCAAAAATATTTCTCGTACGACTTTGCGAAGAAAGATTATAAGAAGAACGGCCATTCTATTCCCTGTTGCAGCATTCATTGCTTTATTATTCTACTTCAATACGCAGGTCAGCCTTTTTGGAGGACAAGATTATCAGGATGTATATGTGGCTAAAGGTGAGCAGTTGCAGGTGGCCTTTCAGGATGGTACACGTGTGTATCTCTATCCGAATTCTCATCTTCGGTATCCGATTAAATTCGGTCTTACAGAACGCAAGGTGTATCTGGAGGGAGAGGGATATTTCGTTGTGACTAAAAAACCCAAACGTCCGTTTGTTGTTGATCTGGGAAAAGCTTCTGTTTGTGTGACCGGCACTTCGTTTCATGTGCAGGCGTATGCTTCAGGACAACATATACTCGTTGGGCTTGACGAAGGGAAAGTACACCTTTTGTGTGGTGAGCAGAAGTATTTGCTCCATCCGGGAGAAGATCTCTTATTTGATAAAAAGGACAACTCTTGTGTCATTCATCGGCGTCAGGGGGAATCAGCTCTTACTCGGTGGAAAAATAGACAGATTAGCTTCAGCAATGCCCCTTTAAAAGAGGTGTTGGATGTGTTGAACTTAAATTATGATGCTCATTTTAAAGTGACAGATACGGTTGCCTACCGTTATAATTATACTTTCTTAGTAAGAAAAGCTTCACTGGAAGAGGTGTTGAAGACGATGGAAATCATTTCTCCTATTTACTTTATGAGAGGAGATACTGTGAAAGTAGCCGTGAAACAGCAATGA
- a CDS encoding TonB-dependent receptor: MKQRFLMVMIVLFNVFLAVAAQKVTLKYKNVAISEVFSSITKQTGLTVAYSSQVINAKEKVNIEVRGTELTEVLTKLLPATIGYKIERGTILIFKKDTPEKKVSAMIHAKGVVVDKKTQEPLIGVTVVLNNNSGLGTVTDINGEFKVSAAQGSKLKVSYIGYETQMVAANADKMTIELNQDNFKLDEVVVTGQGLEVQKRRLSSNVTTVSSQELDRMKQGRIDQVLQNSLPNVQITMSNGQPGSTSLIKSRGLSSAYSNSTPVFYVDGVRVDNMNTGATLNNSLTGNSAVSGAIGDIPLENIDHIEYVTGGAATTLYGSDAANGVIQIFTKRGRDQKTAFFVETQLESDVASSQFYHFNRTKELLHKTGFTQKYRLGFDGGNEKFGYSFGGSMTNNTGTLIKNVNEDKKYDLRFGSRVKFDRFFEYQNSFGMVIEDFSRSRNGNQGGYTGLWFTEGAAATNFKYTDASGKLVNYTADLDGLDDYAFAQMKEFVSKAEALQNNRESVKRFQTSHSLNYTPLPNLSFKGVLGVDYRLNTNKNIVTNEYLIHTQQKVAGTSDAGSISNFDRNYFGLTLDFNGQYKVRYKDLLSSITTAGFQYFSTYDHQSVYNGKNVRDGAEIISGAGTLSSDEWLSYLYNYGFFLQENFGLLDKYYIDLGVRSDYNTAFGDNVGWQFYPKVGLSYVLSEEPFMKGLKEANLINNFRILANYGVAGSYPPAFEFQRTVSFSSYLGKQAASFGKYGNPDLGPEKKHSYEAGINAVLFNRILNVGFTYYYALTKDALFSIPSLPSSGQSANYLSNVGEIENKGIELTVGLQLVDTKDWNVRLNASYNTNHNEVLDLGNAVPFAIGGFSARTVQTVVAKGEPVGFIRGYKAVLNDDNSLKEVLPLQNLGSTLPTSYGNFSLTASYKNFSFMASGDYQWGSYVHSFDRQFRFSKGLKDDAIPDKALEGTTQAASWLNFTNFFVEKADYLKIRNIGVSYDFKPKKFLNAVNLAFNVYNPFAFTASSVDPEASLSGGRAQGMVAVGGLNYSSYSTPRQYVGTLKITF; the protein is encoded by the coding sequence ATGAAACAAAGGTTTTTAATGGTTATGATCGTTCTCTTTAATGTATTTCTTGCGGTTGCAGCCCAGAAGGTTACTTTAAAGTATAAGAACGTGGCTATTTCAGAAGTCTTCTCATCTATAACCAAGCAAACGGGTTTGACTGTGGCATATAGTTCGCAAGTGATTAATGCCAAGGAGAAAGTTAACATTGAAGTCAGAGGCACAGAATTGACGGAAGTTCTCACTAAGTTGCTTCCTGCTACAATTGGTTATAAAATAGAAAGGGGAACTATTCTGATCTTTAAAAAAGATACTCCCGAGAAAAAAGTGTCGGCCATGATTCATGCAAAAGGGGTTGTGGTAGACAAAAAAACACAAGAACCTTTAATTGGAGTGACAGTAGTACTGAATAACAATTCGGGGCTGGGCACGGTAACGGATATCAATGGGGAATTTAAAGTGTCTGCTGCACAAGGTTCTAAATTGAAGGTTTCATATATAGGGTATGAAACACAGATGGTTGCCGCAAATGCGGATAAAATGACGATCGAACTGAATCAGGATAACTTCAAACTCGATGAGGTTGTGGTGACAGGCCAGGGTTTAGAAGTGCAAAAACGTCGTTTATCATCGAATGTGACTACTGTTAGCAGTCAGGAACTGGATCGTATGAAGCAGGGACGCATAGATCAGGTATTGCAGAATTCGCTTCCCAATGTGCAGATCACGATGAGCAATGGGCAACCGGGAAGTACTTCACTGATTAAATCGAGAGGATTATCTTCGGCTTATTCAAATTCAACGCCTGTATTTTATGTAGATGGAGTTCGCGTGGATAACATGAATACGGGGGCTACTTTAAATAATTCTTTGACAGGCAATAGTGCTGTTTCTGGTGCTATCGGCGATATTCCGTTGGAGAACATTGATCATATAGAATATGTGACGGGTGGTGCGGCAACGACTCTTTATGGTTCGGATGCTGCTAATGGCGTTATTCAGATATTTACGAAGAGGGGCAGAGATCAAAAAACTGCCTTTTTTGTAGAGACGCAGTTGGAATCGGATGTGGCATCTTCTCAATTCTATCACTTCAACAGAACAAAGGAATTGCTGCACAAGACGGGTTTCACACAGAAATATCGCCTTGGTTTTGATGGCGGAAATGAAAAGTTTGGTTATAGCTTTGGTGGAAGTATGACCAATAATACGGGTACGCTAATTAAAAATGTAAACGAGGATAAGAAATATGACTTGCGCTTTGGATCAAGAGTGAAGTTTGATCGATTCTTCGAGTATCAGAACTCATTCGGTATGGTGATTGAGGATTTCTCAAGAAGCCGTAATGGTAATCAGGGGGGATACACCGGACTTTGGTTCACGGAAGGTGCAGCCGCAACTAATTTTAAATACACTGACGCATCCGGAAAATTAGTGAATTATACAGCAGACCTTGATGGGCTCGATGATTATGCTTTTGCCCAGATGAAAGAGTTTGTAAGTAAGGCGGAGGCATTGCAAAATAATAGGGAATCTGTCAAGCGCTTTCAGACTTCTCATTCGCTAAATTATACGCCACTTCCCAACTTGTCCTTTAAAGGAGTATTGGGGGTTGATTATCGTTTGAACACAAACAAAAACATTGTGACCAACGAATATCTCATTCATACGCAACAAAAAGTGGCAGGTACGTCGGATGCAGGTAGTATTTCTAATTTCGACCGTAATTATTTCGGTTTAACTCTTGACTTTAATGGTCAATATAAAGTTCGGTATAAAGATTTGCTAAGCTCAATAACAACAGCTGGTTTTCAGTATTTCAGCACTTATGATCATCAATCTGTATACAATGGAAAGAATGTGCGGGATGGTGCAGAAATCATATCCGGAGCGGGCACGCTGAGTTCGGATGAATGGTTGAGTTATCTATATAACTATGGATTCTTCTTGCAAGAGAACTTTGGTTTGTTGGATAAGTATTATATTGATTTGGGAGTGAGATCTGACTATAACACCGCTTTTGGTGATAATGTTGGTTGGCAGTTTTATCCTAAAGTAGGGCTTTCTTATGTGCTTTCCGAGGAACCGTTTATGAAAGGTTTGAAAGAGGCTAATCTGATTAATAATTTTAGAATTCTGGCTAACTATGGTGTAGCTGGTAGTTATCCTCCTGCTTTTGAATTTCAACGTACAGTGTCTTTTAGCTCTTATTTAGGAAAACAGGCTGCTTCGTTTGGTAAATATGGTAACCCTGATCTGGGTCCGGAGAAAAAACATTCTTATGAAGCGGGAATTAATGCTGTGTTATTTAACCGTATTTTAAATGTGGGGTTCACTTATTACTATGCATTAACGAAAGATGCTCTTTTTAGTATTCCATCTCTTCCTTCATCCGGACAATCTGCAAATTATCTCTCTAACGTGGGGGAAATAGAGAATAAGGGTATTGAGCTGACTGTTGGTTTACAGCTTGTTGATACTAAGGATTGGAACGTTCGTTTAAATGCTTCCTATAATACGAATCATAATGAAGTGTTGGATCTTGGTAATGCAGTGCCATTTGCTATTGGTGGTTTTTCAGCACGTACGGTGCAAACGGTTGTAGCTAAAGGAGAACCGGTCGGATTCATCCGGGGGTATAAGGCTGTGCTTAATGATGACAACTCCCTGAAAGAAGTACTGCCTTTGCAAAATTTAGGCTCTACTCTTCCTACTTCTTATGGAAACTTCTCTCTGACGGCTAGTTATAAGAACTTCTCTTTTATGGCTAGTGGAGATTATCAATGGGGATCTTATGTGCACTCTTTTGACCGCCAATTCCGTTTTTCAAAAGGATTGAAAGATGATGCTATCCCCGATAAAGCACTTGAAGGAACAACTCAGGCGGCCAGTTGGCTTAATTTTACCAATTTCTTTGTTGAAAAGGCTGATTATCTTAAAATAAGAAACATTGGTGTCTCTTATGATTTTAAGCCGAAAAAGTTCTTGAATGCTGTTAACTTGGCGTTTAATGTATATAATCCGTTTGCTTTCACGGCGTCATCTGTTGATCCGGAGGCTTCATTATCCGGTGGTAGGGCTCAGGGAATGGTAGCTGTAGGAGGTTTGAATTATTCTTCTTATTCAACTCCCCGTCAGTACGTCGGTACTCTTAAAATCACTTTCTAA
- a CDS encoding ectonucleotide pyrophosphatase/phosphodiesterase — protein MAQESSKHVILITIDGMRPEMVTDSLMPSPNLKMMRRNGMFVNRIKGIVPTATYPSHTTIVTGVKPAEHQIYYNSPFTGNKRSSVSYWYADSIKSPTIWEVASKHGLSVSSLFWPVSVGSKYIQYNIPEFWSNAPVDNQLDFIKPYCTPLGLLDELEREATGRLSQETFGAGSMNRDARTAYMANYIMNKYKPNLMTIHLITTDYAQHATGLNSDRVKAAVSSADNAIGLIIENLQQTKMMDSTTIIVCGDHGFTNSYRNIAPNVWLVQEGLLSEQPEGDWKACFHGSGAMMFLYLKDASDKTTLTKVRKKLASLPESTRSMFRIVDKKELEDLGCDPKVALAIEPIKGVAVATNRTGADVMDKFGGKHGYLSGIDPTTLVAFGSGIDKKEVPIMNQAEIAPFAMKLLGIDFKKVSGER, from the coding sequence ATGGCTCAAGAATCTTCTAAACATGTTATTTTAATAACGATTGATGGAATGAGACCTGAAATGGTTACTGATTCTTTGATGCCATCACCGAATCTGAAGATGATGAGACGTAATGGGATGTTTGTGAATCGCATTAAGGGTATTGTACCTACAGCTACTTACCCTTCGCATACGACTATCGTAACAGGAGTAAAACCTGCTGAACATCAGATTTATTATAATTCTCCTTTTACTGGCAACAAACGTTCTTCTGTTAGCTATTGGTATGCTGACTCTATTAAATCACCTACTATCTGGGAGGTTGCAAGTAAACACGGTTTGAGTGTATCTTCCCTATTCTGGCCTGTTTCTGTGGGTTCAAAATATATTCAGTATAATATTCCTGAGTTTTGGTCTAATGCTCCTGTTGATAACCAACTTGATTTTATTAAACCTTATTGTACACCTCTGGGCTTGCTAGATGAATTGGAACGTGAAGCAACCGGTAGGTTGTCGCAAGAAACCTTTGGAGCCGGTTCCATGAATCGTGACGCTCGTACGGCATATATGGCTAATTATATAATGAATAAGTACAAACCTAACTTGATGACTATTCATCTGATAACGACAGACTATGCACAGCATGCTACCGGATTGAATTCGGATAGGGTAAAAGCTGCTGTTAGTTCGGCTGACAATGCAATAGGTCTGATCATAGAAAACTTGCAGCAAACAAAGATGATGGATAGTACTACGATTATTGTTTGTGGTGACCATGGTTTTACTAATTCTTATCGTAACATTGCACCCAACGTGTGGTTAGTGCAAGAAGGTTTATTGAGCGAACAGCCTGAAGGCGATTGGAAGGCTTGCTTTCACGGATCGGGTGCTATGATGTTTCTTTATCTGAAAGATGCATCTGATAAAACAACTCTGACCAAAGTACGTAAAAAGCTGGCTTCTCTTCCCGAGTCTACTCGTTCCATGTTTCGGATAGTTGATAAAAAAGAGCTTGAAGATTTAGGGTGTGATCCTAAAGTTGCATTAGCCATTGAGCCGATTAAGGGAGTTGCTGTAGCGACTAATCGTACAGGTGCTGATGTGATGGATAAATTTGGAGGTAAGCATGGATACTTATCCGGGATTGACCCAACTACATTGGTGGCTTTTGGCTCTGGAATAGATAAAAAGGAAGTGCCGATAATGAATCAGGCAGAGATAGCTCCTTTTGCTATGAAGTTATTAGGTATTGATTTTAAGAAAGTATCTGGTGAGAGATAA
- a CDS encoding TolC family protein — translation MKIKILLATFILLFTVNAVAQKRYTLEKCKELAEKNNVALKNSQLSVKAAEQTEKEAFTNYFPNVSASAFTFKNSKPLVSIDLGGTQLNMLKSGVTGGITAIQPLYSGGKIHNGNKLSKLGIELNQDQQQLTKNEVLIETEKDYWQIVSLTEKLKTINSIKISLDTLLKKVELSCRAGLALPNDVLKVKLKRNEIDATELRIKNGILLSKMTLCQYIGVPMDSVDSIEITVPDSTQIILPTGYFVEHGSVVLNRPEIRILDKNMTASHLETLIKKSEYIPTISIGANYGYDNFMQGKHFTGTVFATLSIPISDWWGGSHALQRQRIKETIAKNNYREGKELLLLEMQQIQNEFTESFRQTQLSKLSVEESTENFRLNTNYYNAGTVSLTEVLDAQSLLMQSRNSYTDACIQYFTNKAKYLQVTAR, via the coding sequence ATGAAGATTAAAATATTATTAGCTACGTTCATTCTCTTGTTTACAGTTAACGCCGTTGCCCAAAAGAGATACACGCTAGAAAAATGTAAGGAGTTGGCCGAAAAGAACAACGTAGCACTGAAAAACAGCCAACTGTCTGTAAAAGCTGCAGAACAAACAGAAAAAGAAGCTTTCACTAACTACTTTCCTAATGTAAGTGCATCTGCTTTTACATTTAAGAATAGTAAGCCATTAGTATCTATAGATCTAGGTGGTACACAATTAAATATGCTCAAATCGGGTGTAACAGGTGGAATTACCGCTATACAACCACTATATTCCGGAGGGAAAATACACAACGGAAACAAACTGTCCAAGTTAGGTATTGAGTTAAATCAGGATCAGCAGCAGCTGACAAAAAATGAAGTGTTAATAGAGACAGAAAAAGACTATTGGCAAATTGTATCTCTCACAGAGAAACTAAAGACAATAAATAGTATCAAGATTAGCTTGGATACATTGCTCAAAAAAGTAGAACTTTCCTGTCGGGCAGGACTTGCTCTACCTAATGATGTGCTGAAAGTGAAACTAAAACGGAATGAAATAGATGCAACCGAACTAAGGATTAAGAATGGGATTCTTCTGAGTAAGATGACTTTATGCCAGTATATTGGTGTCCCTATGGATTCAGTTGATAGCATCGAAATTACAGTTCCTGATTCTACGCAGATAATACTTCCCACAGGATACTTTGTAGAACATGGGAGTGTTGTACTGAACAGACCGGAGATCAGAATATTAGATAAAAATATGACTGCAAGCCACTTGGAAACTTTAATTAAAAAGAGCGAATATATTCCTACAATATCTATTGGTGCGAATTATGGATATGATAATTTCATGCAAGGCAAGCATTTCACGGGGACAGTATTTGCTACATTGAGCATTCCTATTTCCGACTGGTGGGGTGGTTCCCATGCACTTCAAAGACAGCGTATCAAAGAGACAATAGCAAAAAATAACTATCGTGAAGGTAAAGAACTACTTCTCTTAGAAATGCAACAAATACAGAACGAGTTTACAGAATCGTTTAGGCAAACACAACTATCTAAGCTCTCAGTGGAGGAATCCACAGAGAACTTTCGATTAAACACAAACTATTACAACGCCGGAACTGTAAGCCTGACAGAAGTTTTAGATGCACAAAGCCTATTGATGCAAAGCCGAAACAGCTATACAGATGCTTGCATTCAATACTTTACAAATAAAGCCAAGTACTTGCAAGTAACAGCGAGATAA